TTGGTAGGGGTGGGAGTGTCGACGGACGAAGGCCAGACGCGGTCCCTTATGGACGCCTCGGCCTGGGGCCTCGCCTTTTCCCTACGCCTTACGGGAGCTGATCACGTCCAAAATCTAATCAGacgttgaaatgagaacataaaattttaatgtaaagtttcattcaaattcaTTCAGCTGTTTAGACGCAATCGTGTTAATAGCATAggaacaaacaaaaatttcttttttttttaatagacacaatatgatcagggggtcttaaaatatGTATTGccgctaaaaaaaatttttcaaaatgtttttttcattatggtaccttccttataccttacataggtcgggaagtaaaaatgctggggcagtcgagacttggaatcgtatgccgattatcgtgaggtcgtatttcagctgtttctctttcacaagagcaagaaggaaaggctcacactagcgttctttatcgttttcccgaaattgtgcgaaatgccgagctcacgtacaggtgactcgtgcggtagtatatgcctgctatccccaccactctgttagacgctaaagaagttcgtcgtcactactgtcgatttcgatgcacttaATTATGCCCAATCTGGCCACATTGGTAGGGCCCAAACCCCGATTGGATCAGGACAACCCGGAGGGAGGATCTAAAATTTTCCTGGTGAAGGGACAAACGCCGAAGACCACGAGACTTTCGCGGAAGAAACATCAGTTCTCGAGAGAGTAAAGCGAACATCAATATAATCGAAAAGTCTGTGAATTTACTGAGTCGATttcgaataaataaaatcgTTCAAGTTACActgaaaattttctaagttttaTTTTGCGCACCTCGTCGAGCAGACCGGTTTAACGCTCCACAGTCACCAAACCACTTCCTTATCCCTCTAGACCGCAGATCGGGACGCAACaaataaatttgttaatttgtaCTATTTGGATAATTATACAGTTAGATATAACTTATTTATTTACTGactgtagcggccattgtatagccactacgcccttgccagagtatgaatgggaatggaatgcaaggctagttttaagttttctatttttccattttcccagggtctcgtgcgagcctggttgtcctgttaaacacttggcgaccagagccgtacgaggcgcctgttttccttcaaagtttcgcctgggcctcggaccaccccgatccgggaccggcgagcctcttgacttttattactcTCTTTCACTAGCTACACTTTTCCTACGCTAGATATtttccagtttcgtttttccgtctttctggcctatctctttttctctccctttgtctattagAGTAAGGAGTGTATATAGGGAGTAGGGTTTTAAGAAAAAAGGGACAATCCGTTAGAGACGTTGTCGATGCCCAGTCCGTTGAGGACGTCGTAATATAACAATCTGGTAAAGACGTCGACGCGATTCATATTCAAAGTCACAATTTACCTTAACCTACGTGTGACTAAGTGTGCCCCATATTACTCGCTAACGTTTATAATAAACgataataattgtggggtagccTGGTGGTGAGTTATTTTACCTCCTAGCCCCCTCagtataaagcccctggttcgtccactccttccAGCGGCTCCCagagtatagagcccctggttcgtccgtgaaaccatacattttccttataaatctaatcccgtggctcccagggtatagagccgctGGTTCGTTCACGTAACCTACCTCtagggctcccagggtatagagcccctggttcgtccggaactcctttCTCTCTCCCAACCATACCTAAAcccaccggtcgagtactgccctcgtAACAAGAAATAGATTACTAGGTACTGATTTTTCCCGCTATGTTTTccaataaccgtatcaattcgttacacagaatcaaatgttatatatttgacttaactttacataacaaaataatttaaatattggaaaaacaataacatgcatgttgccgTTCAATGGAAATCTGATGGATTTCAATTTCCCTCCTTCCATTAGGATGTATAAAatccttatttatttgtaacattaccacacgccgtatattaaaacgtccatattcgtcttgcctttttttttattctccactgaattcattactgtaaaatgaaatacattaaattgactgctattcatgcaatagaattgtatttttaattattgccctTTAAAAACCTAACCGTGTTCATAGACAGTCCGTTAGAGACGTCGTCGATATACAGTTCGTTAGACACAGTCCGTTAGAGACGTCGTCGTGAGACGGTCTGGTAAAGACGTCGCCGTAAACAGTTTGGTGAAGACGTGTAATCACTGTTCATAGTTCAAAGACATTAtcttaacctacgtgtggctgCGTGTGCCCCACATCACTCACTCgcgtaattaattaataaacagtaataattgtggggtagttTGGTGGATTATTATTTTACCTCCTAGCCCCCTCACTAACATATTAAATGCATTAACAAAGTAACAACAAAATGACTGTCTGCAAAAGGTTAACACTGTTGCGTGTTGCGTCTCGAGTTCGCGGTTTAGGGAAAAAGGAGATGGATTGgtgcagaggtgccagaagtgcaccgaaggtactctctcacactatgccagatcacgcgtacgtgagctcgtggagtttcggaaagtcgacaaaggcaaactgacacatgccctctttcttgattattccgaagctgcccgaagtaatttcggtccgcctcgtgggagtcgagagagaaaggctcacatttgcttcctcgctcttaacaactgaaatccgacctcccgtcaacggcatacgatttggaatctcgagttgaGATTctagactgcccaggcatttttactttccaattttgtaaaatttattttacggaaatacacgtttaagatcctctgatcatattttaattattaaaaaaaaagaaattttttttattattcttatgtgtgagcgtacatatgtatattattaatacgatttttcaaaatcaaaatacttttagattgaaaattaataaattaaaatgagagtccactctttgccagtattgtGCAGACTGTGATATTTTTcactaagaagagttcttatttttataacataaacaaaatagtagaatttatagttgcagaaattaattaataatgattttcctcgatatgtttggagataaccgtatcaatttgatatgacgaactaaatattatgtttGATTGGGCTTAACTTtgtataagaaaataattgtatcgatccatcaaaattaataacgtgcaccaccaaaccgtttagaaacaaaagaaaagtgttcccgtttgccagtttaatacaaagtatgggttggacttaaaattttaaaaggacatagtcgaatatttttaaaggtacaaaacatagcgtttcattttagaacaataACATgaattagcaggtaatgtcataaaactattttacccagttatatccctttttacttgaagtataaggtaaaaagcacgaggtacaaggtacgactatccgaaaatcgttcacattttatcaatgtaaatgaagcggcctttccatcagagttaaatacaaaattttgtaatttctgtaaaaacagaactttcattagatgtacgtggtgcttgaaatttttatgttttgactgtttttacgaaaagtaccatccagattcatgtacttcgtacattgaaaataacatatattaaatgtaattggttaaatttaactttaaaaaaaaaatattcgaaggtcatacaaaaatataatgtcacattttgtgtacgattaaaatatgattGTCACGCCAATTAGTTgtaaatatagttctatttttgGAGataagtacctgtaataacctaGCCCAAAACTGGGTACCATTCGAATATTTCCAatctttccttgttagaaccaagttttcaatttgttttagcgaaaatcccagccggttaagctgcttactgctgtttttaaaacATTTGTGATAtttgttttcaatgcgatttaagtaagcatataatgtataagatttcatttaagtttttcttctctagagaagataaagaaaaagtttatttaattttttttacatgaaattgaattcttcccaagatttatatgaaacacttaaaagatcttttataaattacgcctatgtatcggaacaactatgaaacaagagatataatcattattatccatgggctgattatagtcaaagactaatcggactttgaaatgagaacataaaacttaaatgtaaagttccatttaaattcattcagccatttatactcaatcgtattaataatatacatatgtacgctcatacatagaaataataaaaaaaaatttcttttttttcaataattaaaatatgatcagggggtcttaaaacgtgtatttccgtaaaataaattttacaaaattttttttccattatgggtactttgcttatgtgcgtctatacgtaggtcggaaagtaaaaatgcctgggcagtcgagaatttcggctcgagattccaaatcgtataccgttgacgggaggtcggatttcagatgttaagagcgagaaagcAAATTTgagtctttctctctcgactcccacgaggcggtccgaaattacttcgggcagcttcggaataatcgagaaagagggcatgtgtcagtttgcctttgtcgactttccgaaactccacgagctcacgtacgcgtgatctggcatgggtgagtagggcaccgggtgctgaatctggtatCTATGGGCAGCTCTGGGTTGGTGCCCGTGGAGCGTTGAACCGCTCTACTCGGCGAGGCGCACAAAAATCAAAACTACTCGATACGTTTCAAAGTACTTTAGCAAAATTTATTCGTTGGAGTTAACTCAGCGTACGACTTTTTGATACAACTCGGTTGACATTGAAAATCGATCTGTCGTTCCGCAAAAATCCTTCCGTCGTCCTAGGTATTCGTCCCTTCTCTGGAAAATTCTCGATCCTCCCTCTGAGTTGTCCTGGTCCAATCGGGGTTTGTGCCCTGCCCCATCCATCCGGATTGTCTTCGATCCGTGATCCACCCCCGAGACGAGTGGAGCGGCCGCGAGTGAGAGAaagcgtgggagtcgagagagaaaacgAAGCTAGCTAAAGCAACCCTTAAGAAAATTTATGAACCCTCCTAAAAAGAACTGAACGGAACGCGAAGTGAAGTGTCACGAGAGCCATTCTGTGTTTCAAGTTATCGCAACTCTTGACGGAAATAGCTAATTCAGCACGGGCCGTaataaactaaacgaaggaacgACGGAAACTCCGATTTGACACGGCCTTTAGAAAATAAACTAAGTATCTCTAAGAAATGCCTTCCTTTCTCTCTACCTTCCCTAGCTTGATCGCCCACGTTAAAAAACACACAATTGCATTGTTCATTACAATACGCTGATCCGTTTGAATTTCGCTCTTAATTAGAATGCAGTTACATGACTTTGCACTCGACGGTGAGTAATCGGGTTTCAATTAATTCCCGTTGTGGCGCTATGTACATTAAACCTACGGTCACGCGATAACGTAACAACAGTAATACTCGACCTATGCaaagtttttaaaaaattgatatatttttaaGAGCGTACACAATGTGAAAACAATATATAGTTGGTATAAAAATAATTCAGAATCGTTTTAGAACTGACGTAAAATTGTTCTAGAACCGATGTAGAATCGTTTCAGAACTGAAATAGAATCGGCATAGAATAGAACCATTTTAGAACCGCTATAGAATCAATTCACAACCTATATAGAATCATTTCATAGCTGATATAACAACGATTCTGTAGAACTGTCACCGCAACCGATATATACTAGAATCCATTTTGTTCATAACTATTATACTATCACTTCAGAGTTACAACTGTGTCGTAATCGGAATCGATATCATAACTGTTTTCAGTCCCTGGGCACAAGCCAATACACAGGTAGATTCTAGCTGCAGCTTATTTAGCTCTACTGAGCAACTTTGCCGAATAACAAATGCCGGTGCAGTGGGGATTCAGCTTTATGATTATAGAATACGTCAGAAATTGTTAATTTTGTAGTAGGAAAAGGTATTGTATATAGATTGGATTATATATGGTTGCTATTATTCAGATTTGTGAAGTTTAAAAATTGATTATCGACGTACCAAGAGAAATTGTTTCTAAAATTTCAATATGACATCTCTTAAAGTTATGCAACCaggtaaatttaatattaattatcagAAATTATTAATATGTATTCAATGATCATTTTTATTAATGAACATATTATAACCTCTAAAGCATACTATTACAAATTCAAATACTAATGTCagtataattatataatttgtataattatttcattttatatatACATTTCACCTTTATTATAATGATTTTCAGGTTTAAAACTATTACAATCGACTACAAAGATTTTAAATGTACCTTCATTTCGAACCAAATATTATTATGTTAACAAAGATGAGGATGGTGAAAAAACTTGGAAAGATATTGCTGATTCCACAGTACAGAAggcatttttcttagaaattatgCGTGGAATGGGGATTACATTGTCACACTTATTTAGAGAACCAGCAACGATAAACTATCCATTTGAAAAAGGTCCTTTAAGTCCACGATTTAGAGGAGAACATGCATTGAGAAGGTATcaatataaaaatgtttatattaTATCTATAGAATCataaattttcatttctttttataaAAGTGCTTTCAACATAGAAAcgcaaattaaattatattttttccatCATTTGGAAAAAGACTAAAAACGATATACAGGGAATCCTAAATCTATACTGACAATCTTTACTAATGCATTTGAGAGATTTTTTGATCATTCTggtcaaatatttaaaataaaataagtgaAATATGATTAATATATTTTACTAGATACCCTTCAGGAGAGGAAAGATGTATTGCATGTAAATTATGTGAAGCAATTTGTCCGGCACAAGCTATTACTATTGAAGCAGAAGAAAGAGCTGATGGTTCTAGACGAACAACAAGATATGATATAGATATGACCAAATGTATTTATTGCGGTTTTTGTCAAGAAGCTTGTCCAGTTGATGCAATTGTAGAGGTACTCATGACTGATGTGATAATAAACAAGGATAGATTATGTGTTTGCCTTTGATTCATAGTAGAAAAAAACATAGTTTcgttaaatgaaataaatattcatttgTTCTGTGTGACTATAATATAAATGTGGTCTTAAAAATGTTTTAATGTATTTACattaattatttaaactattttagggtccaaattttgaattttctaCAGAAACACACGAAGAATTGTTATACAATAAAGAAAAACTTTTAAACAATGGAGACAAGTGGGAAACTGAAATTGCTAGTAACATTCATGCTGATCATTTATAtcgttaaataatttataagatGTAGTGCCAAATTATATgtagtaaataaataattaaatatatttaatatctggtttattttattaataaagtcTACTCGTTATTGTATGATGTAACATTATGCTTTTTGTTAACATGTTTGCACAGTTTCATAAATATTCAATAGAAAACTTTACTACGATTTAATATTCAATAATAATTTGCATAAACTTATTTATAAGTATTTCATAGGGAAAGTAATTGTTTAGAAATATACGGATATTTTTGGCAATGTAATTTctgaaaatgtattttaaagaaCGTAATCACTTTGATCCtgattttttttgtttgttcatTGAAACTTTTAGACTATTTTAAgctcttaataattaataattacttaATAAGTTACTTTTCAAATATGGaactataaatttatacttagaaaatattttgtacttctttacagcttaatataattgttattaaaaaaatctaTTATGATTGCTATATAGCTTTGgtatctaaatataataatatttgattAATGTTAATGGTGGAGGAAGGGACTTCCACCTTACTTTCTCTAATTTAAGTACCATAGATTGTCTAACTTTGCTTCGCAAAGAACACTACCAAGGAATATAGTCTTTATAT
The Colletes latitarsis isolate SP2378_abdomen chromosome 14, iyColLati1, whole genome shotgun sequence DNA segment above includes these coding regions:
- the Nd-23 gene encoding NADH dehydrogenase (ubiquinone) 23 kDa subunit codes for the protein MTSLKVMQPGLKLLQSTTKILNVPSFRTKYYYVNKDEDGEKTWKDIADSTVQKAFFLEIMRGMGITLSHLFREPATINYPFEKGPLSPRFRGEHALRRYPSGEERCIACKLCEAICPAQAITIEAEERADGSRRTTRYDIDMTKCIYCGFCQEACPVDAIVEGPNFEFSTETHEELLYNKEKLLNNGDKWETEIASNIHADHLYR